A part of Lampris incognitus isolate fLamInc1 chromosome 21, fLamInc1.hap2, whole genome shotgun sequence genomic DNA contains:
- the LOC130131644 gene encoding CD48 antigen-like isoform X1, with translation MRRVICLRCLHICFLTVALLSVLGQPEPKNVKLGGKLNLIPDASMSSENITSLSWKHRENLVVEWNDVLGEMSYGRFKGRTRINQRTGELVIADLTKDDGGEYSVEVNGVLLEKKYEAILIKAVPKPSVVVQPLVCTSTSSSCTLSCNGVITGAGSVTYSWKENGGQWEVSEQQKNISNTDETRTIESFSCQLRNGVSVEESEPCRNPFFVSGTAATTAVIVLVVLAVLTVVVVVAAVVLRKHQPTRDRIWSSIEQIDCLKGLVTSPTQAPEQPLPGEPASSEPFLSTGNGATALPLEPRRSTNAKPPDSEPPGREDGS, from the exons GCCAACCTGAACCAAAAAATGTCAAGCTGGGAGGAAAACTTAACCTGATACCAGATGCTTCCATGTCCTCAGAAAACATCACCAGCCTTTCGTGGAAACATAGGGAAAATTTGGTGGTAGAGTGGAACGACGTCTTGGGAGAGATGTCTTATGGGCGATTTAAAGGACGGACAAGAATAAATCAGAGAACTGGAGAGTTGGTTATTGCTGATTTAACCAAAGACGACGGTGGGGAGTATTCTGTGGAGGTCAATGGAGTCCTTCTGGAAAAGAAATATGAGGCTATCTTGATCA AGGCAGTGCCAAAGCCCTCTGTGGTGGTCCAGCCACTGGTGTGTACTTCCACTTCCTCCTCCTGTACGCTGAGTTGTAATGGGGTCATCACAGGGGCAGGATCAGTCACCTACAGCTGGAAAGAAAATGGAGGACAGTGGGAGGTGTCTGAGCAGCAGAAGAACATCAGCAACACTGATGAAACAAGGACAATTGAAAGCTTCTCCTGTCAACTGAGGAATGGAGTCAGTGTTGAAGAGAGTGAGCCCTGCCGTAATCCATTCTTTGTCTCAG GTACAGCAGCCACGACTGCAGTCATTGTTTTGGTGGTGCTGGCGGTActgacggtggtggtggtggtggcggctgTTGTCTTACGGAAGCATC AACCTACCAGAGACAGGATTTGGTCGTCAATAGAGCAGATAG ACTGCCTCAAAGGGTTGGTCACCTCTCCCACCCAAGCACCCGAGCAGCCTTTACCCGGGGAGCCTGCCAGTTCAGAGCCCTTCTTATCCACGGGCAATGGTGCCACAGCCCTGCCCCTTGAACCAAGGAGATCCACCAATGCCA AGCCACCAGACTCGGAGCCGCCTGGACGTGAAGACGGATCTTAA
- the LOC130131644 gene encoding CD48 antigen-like isoform X2, with amino-acid sequence MRRVICLRCLHICFLTVALLSVLGQPEPKNVKLGGKLNLIPDASMSSENITSLSWKHRENLVVEWNDVLGEMSYGRFKGRTRINQRTGELVIADLTKDDGGEYSVEVNGVLLEKKYEAILIKAVPKPSVVVQPLVCTSTSSSCTLSCNGVITGAGSVTYSWKENGGQWEVSEQQKNISNTDETRTIESFSCQLRNGVSVEESEPCRNPFFVSDCLKGLVTSPTQAPEQPLPGEPASSEPFLSTGNGATALPLEPRRSTNAKPPDSEPPGREDGS; translated from the exons GCCAACCTGAACCAAAAAATGTCAAGCTGGGAGGAAAACTTAACCTGATACCAGATGCTTCCATGTCCTCAGAAAACATCACCAGCCTTTCGTGGAAACATAGGGAAAATTTGGTGGTAGAGTGGAACGACGTCTTGGGAGAGATGTCTTATGGGCGATTTAAAGGACGGACAAGAATAAATCAGAGAACTGGAGAGTTGGTTATTGCTGATTTAACCAAAGACGACGGTGGGGAGTATTCTGTGGAGGTCAATGGAGTCCTTCTGGAAAAGAAATATGAGGCTATCTTGATCA AGGCAGTGCCAAAGCCCTCTGTGGTGGTCCAGCCACTGGTGTGTACTTCCACTTCCTCCTCCTGTACGCTGAGTTGTAATGGGGTCATCACAGGGGCAGGATCAGTCACCTACAGCTGGAAAGAAAATGGAGGACAGTGGGAGGTGTCTGAGCAGCAGAAGAACATCAGCAACACTGATGAAACAAGGACAATTGAAAGCTTCTCCTGTCAACTGAGGAATGGAGTCAGTGTTGAAGAGAGTGAGCCCTGCCGTAATCCATTCTTTGTCTCAG ACTGCCTCAAAGGGTTGGTCACCTCTCCCACCCAAGCACCCGAGCAGCCTTTACCCGGGGAGCCTGCCAGTTCAGAGCCCTTCTTATCCACGGGCAATGGTGCCACAGCCCTGCCCCTTGAACCAAGGAGATCCACCAATGCCA AGCCACCAGACTCGGAGCCGCCTGGACGTGAAGACGGATCTTAA